The following proteins are co-located in the Ensifer sp. WSM1721 genome:
- a CDS encoding 23S rRNA (adenine(2030)-N(6))-methyltransferase RlmJ, giving the protein MNYRHIYHAGNFADVLKHAVLARLVTYLKQKDKAFRVLDTHAGIGLYDLSSDEAQKTGEWREGIGRLIEAELPAPVVEILAPYLSAVRDLNPAGGLTLYPGSPKLVRMLFRPQDRLSAMELHAEDYETLHRLFEGDFQSRITRLDGWLALGAHLPPKEKRGLVLVDPPFEVEGEYERLVDGLARAHRRFAGGIYCLWYPLKKGAPIKNFHEALRALEIPKMLCAELSVRSDRDVTGLAGSGLIIVNPPYTLKRELDILLPFLKERLAQDRFASARSFWLRGETPLN; this is encoded by the coding sequence ATGAACTATCGCCATATCTACCACGCAGGCAACTTTGCCGACGTGTTGAAGCACGCGGTGCTGGCACGGCTCGTCACTTATCTCAAGCAGAAGGACAAGGCCTTCCGTGTGCTCGACACCCATGCCGGCATCGGGCTCTATGATCTTTCGAGCGATGAAGCGCAAAAGACCGGCGAGTGGCGCGAGGGCATCGGCCGGCTGATCGAGGCCGAGCTTCCCGCACCTGTCGTCGAAATCCTTGCGCCTTATCTCTCGGCCGTTCGCGATCTCAATCCGGCCGGAGGACTCACGCTCTACCCGGGTTCTCCGAAGCTTGTCCGTATGCTGTTTCGTCCGCAGGACCGGCTATCGGCCATGGAGCTGCATGCCGAGGATTACGAAACACTGCACCGGCTGTTCGAAGGCGATTTCCAGAGCCGCATCACCCGGCTCGACGGCTGGCTGGCGCTCGGCGCCCATCTGCCGCCCAAGGAAAAGCGCGGCCTCGTTCTCGTCGACCCGCCCTTCGAGGTCGAAGGTGAATATGAGCGGCTGGTGGACGGGTTAGCGAGAGCCCATCGCCGCTTCGCCGGTGGCATCTACTGCCTCTGGTATCCGTTGAAGAAAGGCGCGCCGATCAAGAATTTTCATGAGGCGCTGAGGGCATTGGAAATCCCGAAAATGCTCTGCGCCGAACTTTCGGTGCGAAGCGACCGGGACGTCACGGGGCTCGCAGGATCGGGCCTGATCATCGTCAATCCGCCTTACACGCTGAAACGTGAACTCGACATCCTGCTGCCATTCTTGAAGGAACGGCTGGCCCAGGATCGTTTCGCATCGGCACGCTCCTTCTGGCTGCGCGGTGAGACACCTCTCAACTGA
- the ndk gene encoding nucleoside-diphosphate kinase, with the protein MAIERTFSMIKPDATKRNLTGAITKMLEDAGLRVVASKRVWMSRREAEGFYAVHKDRPFFGELVEFMSSGPTVVQVLEGENAIAKNREVMGATNPANAAEGTIRKVHALSIGENSVHGSDGPETAAEEIAYWFAGTEIVG; encoded by the coding sequence ATGGCGATTGAACGTACCTTTTCGATGATCAAGCCGGATGCGACGAAGCGCAACCTGACCGGCGCCATCACCAAGATGCTCGAAGATGCCGGCCTGCGCGTCGTTGCTTCGAAGCGCGTCTGGATGAGCCGCCGCGAAGCCGAGGGCTTCTACGCCGTTCACAAGGACCGCCCGTTCTTCGGCGAACTGGTCGAGTTCATGTCCTCCGGCCCGACCGTCGTTCAGGTCCTTGAAGGTGAGAACGCCATTGCCAAGAACCGCGAAGTGATGGGCGCCACCAACCCGGCCAACGCTGCCGAAGGCACCATTCGGAAGGTTCATGCGCTGTCGATCGGCGAAAACTCGGTTCACGGTTCCGATGGTCCGGAAACGGCTGCCGAAGAAATCGCCTACTGGTTCGCAGGCACCGAGATCGTCGGCTGA
- a CDS encoding glutathione S-transferase: MKILYSPASPYSNKVRMAAHHVGLAAESVLTDTNANPPELIESNPLGKIPTLIAADGQAIYDSRAIMHFIDREAKGKLYPKSPTKRTKVEIFEALCDGICDSLLAIVYEKRFHPPEKVHQPWIDRQWEKVERGLDYLNANLPKTSGKLNAGHFALAAMLRYIELRFAGEWQNGRPQLEKWPAKFEKHFPDYSKFKA; encoded by the coding sequence ATGAAGATACTCTACTCGCCCGCCTCCCCCTATTCGAACAAGGTCCGCATGGCCGCCCATCACGTCGGCCTCGCCGCCGAGAGTGTTCTGACGGATACCAACGCCAATCCGCCGGAGCTGATCGAGAGCAACCCGCTCGGCAAGATCCCGACGCTGATCGCCGCGGATGGCCAGGCGATCTACGACAGCCGGGCGATCATGCATTTCATCGACCGCGAAGCGAAGGGCAAGCTCTACCCGAAGAGCCCGACAAAGCGCACCAAGGTCGAGATCTTCGAGGCGCTCTGCGACGGCATTTGCGACAGTCTGCTTGCGATCGTCTACGAGAAACGCTTCCATCCGCCAGAGAAGGTGCATCAGCCCTGGATCGACCGGCAATGGGAAAAGGTGGAACGGGGGCTCGATTATCTCAACGCGAACCTGCCCAAGACGAGCGGCAAACTCAATGCTGGCCACTTCGCGCTGGCAGCCATGCTACGCTACATCGAGCTGCGCTTCGCCGGCGAATGGCAGAACGGGCGGCCGCAGCTCGAGAAGTGGCCTGCCAAGTTCGAGAAGCATTTTCCCGACTATTCGAAGTTCAAGGCGTGA
- a CDS encoding molybdenum cofactor biosynthesis protein MoaE gives MNVPVIVRVQREDFDLDAEVSGLRRERSDIGAVVTFSGLCRDEAGALSALELEHYPGMAEAEIERICHEAVERFGLQAAVAIHRFGTITPGENIVLVIAASPHRQAAFDGANFIMDFLKTSAPFWKKEHHVDGRTGDWVSAKDADDAARDRWTRKP, from the coding sequence ATGAACGTCCCCGTCATCGTGCGCGTCCAGCGCGAAGACTTCGACCTTGACGCCGAAGTCTCCGGGCTTCGCCGAGAGCGGAGCGACATCGGCGCCGTCGTCACCTTCTCCGGACTTTGCCGTGACGAGGCGGGAGCGCTCAGCGCACTTGAACTCGAACATTATCCTGGCATGGCCGAGGCGGAAATCGAGCGGATCTGCCACGAGGCGGTCGAACGCTTCGGTCTGCAGGCCGCAGTCGCGATTCATCGTTTCGGCACGATCACGCCCGGCGAAAACATCGTCCTGGTGATCGCCGCCTCGCCGCACCGGCAGGCGGCGTTCGATGGGGCGAACTTCATCATGGACTTCCTGAAGACGTCGGCTCCCTTCTGGAAGAAGGAACACCATGTCGATGGCCGTACGGGTGATTGGGTCAGTGCCAAAGATGCCGATGACGCGGCGCGCGATCGCTGGACGCGCAAGCCTTAG
- a CDS encoding DinB family protein, whose protein sequence is MLDHFRMFADYNRWANRRLYAAAAEISDAEFRENKGAFFGSLHGTLNHLLAADRIWMKRFTREGEAPSRLDAILHEDLAALTAARAAEDERIVAWVGSLDEARLNAHFTYSPLTMPGDITQKLGPTLAHFFNHQTHHRGQAHATLTALGRPSLTLDLVFFLRTEGEKWAI, encoded by the coding sequence ATGCTCGATCATTTTCGAATGTTTGCCGACTACAATCGCTGGGCCAACCGCCGGCTCTACGCGGCCGCCGCGGAGATCTCCGATGCCGAGTTCCGCGAGAACAAGGGAGCCTTCTTCGGCTCGCTGCACGGGACGCTCAACCACCTGCTCGCCGCCGACCGGATCTGGATGAAGCGGTTCACGCGCGAGGGCGAGGCGCCCTCGAGGCTCGATGCGATCCTCCACGAAGACCTCGCCGCACTGACCGCGGCGCGGGCGGCGGAGGACGAACGCATCGTCGCCTGGGTCGGCAGCCTCGACGAGGCGCGGCTTAACGCGCACTTCACCTACTCACCATTGACCATGCCGGGCGATATCACACAAAAGCTCGGACCGACGCTCGCGCATTTCTTCAACCACCAGACCCATCACCGCGGCCAGGCGCATGCGACATTGACGGCGCTGGGGCGCCCGTCACTGACGCTGGACCTGGTTTTCTTCCTGCGGACCGAGGGCGAGAAGTGGGCGATCTGA
- a CDS encoding ribonuclease T(2) yields the protein MVCLRRQLRFASLIAAGKLPPAIVVLFTIVGCSNEDGRNAASNSSGDSPAAVVKTPVPVGTGFDFYVLSLSWSPTWCGANDPKGKSDQCEASNDRGLIVHGLWPQNENGYPEYCPTRQPDRVPESLWRQYFDLIPSMGLIGHQWRKHGTCSGLSQRDYFAVTRAARERVAIPPELASGGRRDLAVSAIEAAFVAKNPGMTGATIAVTCEGRLLEEIRICFDKELNFRACPEVDRQACRRDTVLLPATP from the coding sequence GTGGTATGTCTACGGCGCCAATTGCGCTTCGCTTCGTTGATTGCGGCGGGCAAGCTGCCGCCGGCAATCGTCGTCCTTTTCACGATCGTCGGCTGCAGCAATGAAGACGGCAGGAACGCGGCGTCGAATTCCAGCGGCGATAGCCCGGCAGCGGTGGTCAAAACACCCGTCCCCGTTGGGACGGGTTTCGATTTCTACGTCCTTTCCCTCTCCTGGTCGCCGACCTGGTGCGGCGCGAATGACCCGAAGGGGAAATCCGATCAATGTGAAGCCAGCAATGACCGCGGGCTGATCGTGCACGGGCTCTGGCCTCAAAATGAAAACGGCTATCCGGAATATTGCCCTACCCGCCAACCGGACCGCGTGCCCGAATCGCTCTGGCGGCAATATTTCGATCTCATTCCCTCGATGGGCCTGATCGGTCATCAGTGGCGCAAGCACGGCACCTGCTCCGGGCTCAGCCAGCGCGACTATTTCGCAGTTACGCGCGCAGCCCGAGAGAGGGTTGCCATCCCTCCCGAATTGGCGTCCGGCGGACGCCGCGACCTCGCCGTATCGGCGATCGAGGCCGCCTTCGTTGCGAAAAATCCCGGAATGACGGGGGCGACGATCGCTGTTACCTGCGAAGGCAGGCTGCTTGAAGAAATCAGGATCTGCTTCGATAAGGAACTGAACTTCCGGGCCTGCCCTGAAGTGGATCGCCAGGCCTGCAGGCGAGACACGGTCTTGCTGCCTGCCACACCATGA
- the moaD gene encoding molybdopterin converting factor subunit 1 — protein MSTVNLVYFSWVRERIGKGEEMLELPADVVTVADLIAHLKTRGEEYKAAFEHQNVIRAAINQEHVDHGEPIAGAREIALFPPMTGG, from the coding sequence ATGAGCACCGTAAACCTCGTCTATTTTTCCTGGGTACGGGAGCGTATCGGCAAGGGTGAGGAGATGCTGGAACTGCCGGCGGATGTCGTCACCGTCGCCGATCTGATCGCGCATCTGAAGACCCGGGGCGAGGAATACAAAGCCGCGTTCGAACACCAGAACGTCATCCGCGCGGCGATCAATCAGGAACATGTCGATCACGGCGAGCCGATCGCCGGCGCCCGCGAGATCGCCCTCTTCCCGCCGATGACAGGCGGCTGA
- the pgsA gene encoding CDP-diacylglycerol--glycerol-3-phosphate 3-phosphatidyltransferase, with amino-acid sequence MPTPIAYSVPNLLTYFRILIVPLIVLCFFIEGRLHSSDFARWIALVLFITASITDFFDGYLARVWKQTSNIGRMLDPIADKLLVASILLLVAADGTIAGWSIWAAIIILCREILVSGLREYLAALKVSVPVTRIAKWKTTIQMVAIAFLLAGPAGDKIVPYITEAGILLLWIAAAITLYTGYDYFRAGLKHVVNE; translated from the coding sequence ATGCCAACGCCCATTGCCTATAGTGTCCCCAATCTCCTGACCTATTTTCGTATCCTCATCGTACCGCTGATCGTCCTTTGCTTCTTCATCGAGGGCAGGCTTCACAGCTCGGATTTTGCGCGCTGGATAGCACTCGTCCTGTTCATCACCGCCTCGATCACCGACTTCTTCGACGGTTATCTCGCCCGTGTATGGAAGCAGACGTCGAATATCGGCCGCATGCTCGATCCGATCGCCGACAAGCTGCTCGTTGCATCGATCCTGCTGCTCGTCGCAGCAGACGGGACGATCGCCGGCTGGTCGATCTGGGCGGCCATCATCATTCTCTGCCGCGAAATCCTCGTCTCCGGGCTGCGCGAGTATCTGGCGGCGCTCAAGGTCAGCGTGCCCGTGACGCGGATCGCCAAATGGAAGACGACCATCCAGATGGTGGCGATTGCCTTCCTGCTTGCCGGTCCCGCTGGCGATAAGATCGTGCCCTATATCACCGAAGCGGGTATTCTGCTCCTGTGGATCGCGGCAGCAATCACGCTCTACACCGGCTATGACTACTTCCGCGCCGGCCTCAAACATGTGGTCAACGAATGA
- the uvrC gene encoding excinuclease ABC subunit UvrC, translated as MNGQTPTDGGILYDGTETDEDDELLKVTESKPAPAIVWTERQPETQGLRGAELIQAFVKLLPNGPGVYRMLNEAGDVLYVGKARSLKKRVSNYAQGRGHSNRIARMVRETANMEFVTTRTEIEALLLEANLIKRLRPRFNVLLRDDKSFPYIVVTGDTRAPALYKHRGARSRKGDYFGPFASAGAVGRTINSLQRAFLLRTCTDSVFETRTRPCLLYQIKRCSAPCTGEISDADYAELVREAKDFLSGKSQAVKETIAAAMAEASENLDFERAALYRDRLAALSHVQSHQGINPAGVEEADVFAIHHEGGISCIQVFFFRTGQNWGNRAYFPKADPSLPASEVLSAFLAQFYDDKPCPRQILLCETVEEQELLAQALSEKSGYRVSILVPQRGEKKDLVEHALANAREAHGRKLAETASQSRLLEGFAETFKLARVPRRIEIYDNSHIMGTNAVGGMVVAGPEGFVKGQYRKFNIKSTDITPGDDFGMMREVMTRRFSRLLKEEGKPDRSAEASEDATFPAWPDVILIDGGQGQMTAVRAILKELDVEDCVTAIGVAKGVDREAGRERFFVEGKESFTLPPRDPVLYFIQRLRDEAHRFAIGSHRARRKKEMVKNPLDEIAGIGPTRKRALLTHFGTAKAVSRAGINDLMAVNGISETVARLVYEHFHEDAAK; from the coding sequence ATGAACGGGCAGACGCCCACGGATGGCGGCATCCTTTATGACGGCACTGAGACCGACGAGGACGACGAGCTGCTCAAGGTGACCGAGAGCAAGCCGGCACCTGCGATCGTATGGACGGAGCGCCAGCCCGAAACCCAAGGGCTCCGGGGCGCCGAGCTGATCCAGGCTTTTGTCAAGCTTCTGCCGAACGGACCCGGCGTCTACCGGATGCTGAACGAAGCCGGCGACGTGCTTTATGTCGGCAAGGCTCGCAGCCTGAAGAAGCGGGTGAGCAACTACGCCCAGGGACGCGGCCATTCGAACCGCATCGCGCGCATGGTACGCGAAACCGCGAACATGGAATTCGTGACGACGCGGACCGAGATCGAAGCGCTGCTGCTCGAAGCCAACCTCATCAAGCGCCTGCGTCCGCGCTTCAACGTGCTTCTACGCGACGACAAGTCCTTTCCCTATATCGTCGTCACCGGCGACACCCGGGCGCCCGCGCTTTACAAGCATCGCGGCGCGCGCAGCCGCAAAGGCGACTATTTCGGCCCCTTCGCGTCCGCCGGTGCCGTCGGGCGCACCATCAACTCGCTGCAGCGGGCCTTTCTTCTCAGAACCTGCACCGACAGCGTCTTTGAGACGCGCACGCGTCCCTGCCTGCTCTACCAGATCAAGCGCTGTTCGGCGCCCTGCACGGGCGAAATCAGCGATGCCGACTATGCGGAGCTCGTCCGCGAGGCAAAGGACTTTCTCTCCGGTAAGAGCCAAGCGGTAAAGGAGACCATTGCCGCGGCGATGGCGGAAGCCTCGGAGAATCTCGATTTCGAGCGCGCGGCGCTTTATCGCGACCGCCTCGCCGCGCTGAGCCATGTCCAAAGCCACCAGGGCATCAACCCGGCCGGCGTCGAGGAAGCGGATGTCTTCGCCATTCACCACGAAGGCGGCATTTCCTGCATCCAAGTGTTCTTCTTCCGCACCGGGCAGAACTGGGGTAACCGCGCCTACTTCCCGAAAGCCGACCCTTCGCTCCCCGCAAGCGAGGTGCTCAGCGCGTTTCTGGCGCAGTTCTACGATGACAAGCCGTGCCCGCGGCAGATCCTCCTCTGCGAGACGGTCGAGGAGCAGGAGCTGCTCGCCCAGGCGCTCAGCGAGAAATCCGGCTACAGGGTTTCGATCCTCGTGCCGCAGCGGGGCGAGAAGAAAGATCTCGTCGAGCACGCGCTCGCGAACGCCCGTGAGGCTCATGGCCGCAAGCTCGCCGAGACCGCCTCCCAGTCGCGCCTGCTCGAAGGCTTCGCCGAGACCTTCAAGCTCGCTCGCGTGCCGCGACGGATAGAGATCTACGACAACTCCCACATCATGGGCACCAATGCGGTCGGCGGTATGGTGGTCGCCGGCCCCGAAGGCTTCGTCAAAGGCCAGTACCGCAAGTTCAACATCAAATCGACCGACATCACGCCCGGCGACGACTTCGGCATGATGCGCGAAGTCATGACGCGGCGCTTCTCGCGCCTGCTGAAAGAGGAAGGCAAGCCGGACCGTTCGGCCGAAGCCAGTGAAGACGCCACGTTTCCGGCGTGGCCGGACGTCATCCTGATCGACGGCGGCCAGGGACAGATGACGGCCGTTCGCGCCATTCTCAAGGAACTCGATGTCGAGGACTGCGTGACGGCGATCGGTGTTGCCAAGGGCGTCGATCGCGAGGCCGGCCGCGAACGCTTCTTTGTCGAAGGCAAGGAAAGCTTCACGCTGCCGCCTCGCGATCCGGTGCTCTACTTCATCCAGCGGCTACGCGACGAAGCCCACCGTTTTGCGATCGGCTCGCACCGGGCGCGGCGGAAGAAGGAGATGGTGAAGAACCCGCTCGACGAGATCGCCGGGATCGGCCCGACGCGCAAGCGGGCGCTCCTTACCCATTTCGGCACCGCGAAGGCGGTCTCGCGCGCCGGCATCAACGACCTGATGGCCGTTAACGGCATTTCGGAAACGGTGGCTCGCCTCGTCTACGAACATTTCCACGAGGACGCCGCCAAATGA
- a CDS encoding outer membrane protein, which produces MRTLTTTLMASAMALVAFQAAHAADAVDEVPAAPAAEYTEPAVKNWSGAYVGGTVNWHHGEADATGGNTSAGFGGGLYGGYNVQNGQMVYGGEADVNYAGNDSHSSGRRVKQGVNGSVRGRVGVDLNPVLVYGTAGVALGNAELKTPAGSDDKTLVGWTAGVGAETFVTDNITARAEYRYTDYASKDFRTGGTTVSSGYDEHSVRLGMGVKF; this is translated from the coding sequence ATGCGTACGCTCACCACCACCCTCATGGCCTCGGCCATGGCTCTCGTTGCCTTCCAGGCCGCCCACGCCGCAGATGCGGTTGACGAAGTCCCGGCCGCCCCGGCTGCCGAATACACCGAACCGGCAGTCAAGAACTGGTCCGGCGCCTATGTCGGCGGCACGGTAAACTGGCACCATGGCGAGGCCGACGCGACCGGCGGCAACACCTCCGCCGGCTTCGGCGGTGGTCTCTATGGCGGCTACAACGTTCAGAACGGGCAGATGGTCTACGGCGGTGAAGCCGACGTCAACTATGCCGGCAACGACTCCCACTCCAGCGGCCGCCGCGTCAAGCAGGGCGTCAACGGTTCGGTCCGCGGCCGCGTCGGCGTCGACCTCAATCCGGTGCTGGTCTACGGCACGGCAGGTGTTGCCCTTGGCAATGCCGAGCTTAAGACGCCCGCAGGTTCCGACGACAAGACCCTCGTCGGCTGGACGGCCGGTGTCGGCGCCGAAACCTTTGTCACCGACAACATCACCGCGCGTGCCGAATACCGTTACACGGACTACGCTTCCAAGGACTTCCGCACGGGCGGCACGACCGTCTCCTCCGGTTACGACGAGCACAGCGTCCGTCTCGGTATGGGCGTCAAGTTCTGA
- a CDS encoding CGNR zinc finger domain-containing protein: protein MSFTWTAHRFAGGALALDVANSVVLRFDPERRIDRFAEPLAMDAFAEAANRYGFERERFGPLLPARPENRKSLIELRDATDRHFRAVVRAEDRPDLLADLLEAIATVLRQPVNAKGTSLDAATAHSALSLIASPEPERLKICPNCEWLFLDRSRNKSRTWCDMAVCGNRTKARRHYRRNKKGTLP, encoded by the coding sequence ATGAGCTTCACATGGACCGCACATAGATTCGCCGGCGGCGCATTGGCGTTGGATGTGGCCAATTCCGTCGTCCTGCGCTTCGATCCCGAGCGCCGCATCGACCGCTTCGCGGAGCCCTTGGCGATGGATGCCTTTGCGGAGGCCGCCAATCGCTACGGCTTCGAAAGAGAGCGTTTCGGCCCCCTTCTCCCTGCCCGACCCGAAAACCGAAAGTCATTGATCGAATTGCGCGATGCGACGGACCGTCATTTCCGCGCGGTGGTGCGCGCGGAAGATCGGCCCGACCTGCTTGCGGACTTGCTCGAGGCGATCGCCACCGTGCTGCGCCAGCCCGTGAACGCGAAAGGCACGTCGCTGGACGCGGCCACCGCGCATTCGGCGCTCAGCCTTATCGCCAGCCCGGAGCCCGAGCGCCTGAAGATCTGCCCCAATTGCGAATGGCTGTTCCTCGACCGCAGCCGCAACAAAAGCCGGACATGGTGCGACATGGCCGTTTGCGGCAACCGGACGAAGGCGAGGCGCCACTATCGCCGCAACAAGAAAGGAACCCTGCCATGA
- a CDS encoding SDR family oxidoreductase: MKRTIKAALVTGGARRIGRAIVEDLAAHGFAVAIHANDSFAEAETLAAAVRAAGAKAVALRADLTEVDAASGLIEEAAELLGPLDLLVNNASVFNKDSLEEFDDAVWERHFALHVKAPSLLARDFARQRPENVSGLIVNVIDQRVWSPNPRFYSYMLSKSALWTATQTMAQALAPDIRVNGIGPGPTLPNERQDPRDFEAQVEALILKRGPALDEFGRAIRFLFDTPSVTGQMIALDGGQHLAWETPDIREIVE, from the coding sequence TTGAAAAGGACAATCAAGGCGGCGCTTGTTACCGGCGGCGCTCGACGCATCGGTAGGGCAATAGTTGAGGATTTGGCGGCACACGGGTTCGCGGTGGCCATTCATGCGAACGATTCGTTCGCGGAGGCCGAGACGCTTGCCGCAGCGGTCAGAGCGGCCGGCGCCAAGGCGGTAGCCCTTAGGGCGGACCTCACCGAGGTCGATGCCGCATCCGGGCTGATCGAAGAAGCGGCCGAGCTGCTCGGCCCGCTCGATCTTCTCGTCAACAATGCCTCGGTATTCAACAAGGACAGTCTGGAGGAATTTGACGATGCCGTGTGGGAGCGGCATTTCGCACTGCATGTCAAAGCCCCTTCCCTGCTCGCCCGCGATTTCGCGCGCCAGCGACCGGAGAACGTTTCCGGGCTCATCGTCAATGTGATCGATCAGCGCGTCTGGTCTCCAAATCCGCGCTTTTATTCCTATATGCTATCCAAGTCGGCGCTTTGGACGGCAACCCAGACCATGGCCCAGGCGCTTGCCCCCGACATTCGCGTCAACGGCATCGGACCGGGACCGACGCTGCCGAACGAACGGCAGGACCCGCGCGATTTCGAGGCGCAGGTCGAGGCGCTGATCCTCAAACGCGGCCCGGCACTCGATGAGTTCGGACGCGCGATCCGCTTCCTTTTCGACACGCCGTCGGTTACCGGACAGATGATCGCGCTTGACGGCGGGCAGCACCTTGCCTGGGAGACGCCGGATATTCGGGAGATAGTGGAATGA
- a CDS encoding branched-chain amino acid ABC transporter permease — protein MAYFLQQIANAVPVAALYAALAFGYAIAFAVTRRADLTYGALFAFAGQMFVLFADFGWNRLWLVMPAALGLGAAAALTFGLGAGVVAGRYVMRPLAFSSANAVVVASLGSLLVLMETARLASETRSLWLPPFLNDVIVFWPNPEFPVALTVVQLINTALMAGLVAGGHWLLAHSYVGRYWRAVSEDREAAALCGINPATVYIVAYGAASLIAAFCGILAASYYGNMDFGTGLTFGVKVLFIAAIGGQTAPLLAALGAAGVGLIETLWSAYGPILWRDFAIFGFLVIVLVVTRREKAIP, from the coding sequence ATGGCCTATTTTCTCCAGCAAATCGCCAATGCCGTGCCGGTGGCAGCGCTTTACGCCGCGCTCGCCTTCGGCTATGCGATCGCTTTTGCCGTCACACGACGAGCGGATCTGACCTACGGCGCACTCTTCGCCTTTGCCGGGCAGATGTTCGTGCTCTTCGCGGATTTCGGCTGGAACCGGCTCTGGCTGGTAATGCCGGCGGCGCTTGGCCTCGGAGCGGCCGCGGCACTGACCTTCGGGCTTGGCGCCGGTGTCGTCGCCGGACGCTATGTCATGCGGCCCCTGGCCTTCTCCTCGGCCAATGCCGTGGTCGTTGCCTCGCTGGGCAGCCTGCTGGTGCTCATGGAGACCGCCCGGCTCGCCTCGGAGACGCGGAGCCTGTGGCTGCCGCCCTTCCTGAACGACGTCATCGTGTTCTGGCCGAACCCCGAATTTCCGGTGGCGCTGACCGTCGTCCAACTCATCAACACCGCGCTGATGGCGGGCCTCGTTGCCGGCGGCCATTGGCTGTTGGCCCACTCCTATGTCGGACGCTACTGGCGCGCCGTCTCGGAGGATCGCGAGGCTGCCGCACTCTGCGGCATCAACCCGGCAACCGTCTACATCGTCGCCTACGGCGCGGCGTCGCTGATTGCGGCTTTCTGCGGAATCCTCGCCGCTTCCTATTACGGCAACATGGATTTCGGCACCGGCTTGACCTTCGGTGTCAAGGTCCTCTTCATTGCCGCGATCGGCGGGCAGACGGCACCGCTGTTGGCGGCGCTCGGAGCAGCCGGGGTCGGCCTTATCGAGACGCTATGGAGCGCCTACGGGCCGATCCTCTGGCGCGATTTCGCGATCTTCGGATTCCTGGTGATCGTGCTGGTGGTAACGCGCCGGGAAAAGGCAATTCCCTGA
- a CDS encoding glutathione S-transferase family protein, whose product MTRTLYALSGTDKARPFSPHVWKTKLSLAHKGLPFDVTPVGFTEIPKLEQGATKIVPLLRDGDKLVNDSFEIALYLETTYPERPTLFAGEGGKAMARFVEGWSQMALHPAIVRIAIMDIHDRLDPVDQAYFRTSREERFGKSLEAVAETGRADIETFSAKLEPLRHMLKFQPFLGGDRPLFPDYIVFGALQWARIVSPHRLLAEGDVVTDWFERCLDLHDGLGRSVTAA is encoded by the coding sequence ATGACCCGCACGCTTTACGCACTCTCTGGAACCGACAAGGCCCGCCCGTTTTCACCGCATGTTTGGAAGACCAAGCTTTCGCTCGCACATAAGGGGCTCCCATTCGACGTCACCCCGGTTGGCTTTACCGAGATCCCGAAGCTGGAGCAGGGTGCGACGAAGATCGTCCCGCTGCTGCGCGATGGCGACAAACTCGTGAATGACAGCTTCGAGATCGCGCTTTACCTTGAGACCACCTATCCCGAGCGGCCGACATTGTTTGCCGGCGAGGGCGGCAAGGCGATGGCCCGCTTCGTCGAGGGGTGGTCGCAGATGGCGCTTCATCCGGCGATCGTGCGCATTGCGATCATGGATATTCACGACCGCCTCGATCCGGTGGACCAAGCCTATTTCCGGACAAGCCGCGAGGAACGCTTCGGAAAATCGCTGGAGGCGGTCGCCGAGACCGGGCGGGCGGATATTGAAACGTTTTCGGCAAAGCTCGAGCCGCTGCGCCACATGCTCAAGTTTCAGCCCTTCCTCGGCGGCGATCGGCCGTTGTTTCCCGATTATATCGTCTTCGGCGCATTGCAATGGGCGCGCATCGTCTCGCCGCACCGACTGCTTGCCGAGGGCGACGTCGTGACCGACTGGTTTGAGCGTTGTCTCGATCTGCACGACGGCCTCGGCCGCTCCGTGACGGCGGCGTGA